Within the Nitrospirota bacterium genome, the region TTAACCCAAAATCAAACTGTTTGGTAATCGTCCGCGAGCCAATAGGGGTTGCCGTTTTAATGTAAGAAACGACGGTGGCATTTAAAATATCATAGTCTCGGTGGGTTAATTCCATTTAAATCTCTGTTTGTTTTTTTAATTAGCACTCATTTAGTTGGAGTGCTAATTTTAACAAAAAATAGGGAGGTCTGTCAAACCTATAAAACCTCCGGATTAATCTCCAAACCGGCAGCGAAGCGTCAACGCTTTCCTCAGACGCTTTAAATACTCTTCCCTGCTTATTTCGACGGCTCCAAAATTTTTAAGATGGGGAGTGATAAACTGGGTGTCAAGGAGTTGAAAGCCCCGCTGGTTCATCCGGTTAACTAAAAAGACCACGCATATTTTAGACGCATCCCGTTCGAGAGTAAACATCGATTCGCCCATAAACGCCCCTCCCAGACTTACCCCGTAAAGGCCCCCGGCAAGGCGATCGTCCGAGTACGCCTCTACCGAATGGGCCTTTCCCAATCGGTGTAACGCAGTATACGAAGTGATAATTTCTTCATTGATCCAGGTTTCTTCCCGTTTAGCGCAGGCGCGAATAACCTCCTCAAATTGATGATCAATTTTGATCTGGAATTTCTGTTGGCGAATGGTGCGGGCCAGCCGGCCGGGGAGATGAAATCGGTTGAATTCAATGATTCCCCGAGGGTCAGGAGAAAACCACTCAATGATTCCTTCAGGACCTGCCATGGGAAAAACGCCCTGGCGGTAGGCTGTTTCCAAAAATTCGGGGGTCATGGACTTCATTTTAAATAAAAAAACAAGAAGAGGCAATCTCCTTCACTGCGACTTTTTGAAATTTTCTATAAAAAATTTGTAACTACTCAGGAGTGTCAGGGAGGAAAAAGCATTTCAGGCAAGTACGGTTGACCTGTCAGGGACTGGGAAATGGATTGCAAGAGGTTCCAGCCGTTTTTACGAGCTGTGGATAGGTAGCTTCTGATGCGGGC harbors:
- a CDS encoding leucyl/phenylalanyl-tRNA--protein transferase, with translation MKSMTPEFLETAYRQGVFPMAGPEGIIEWFSPDPRGIIEFNRFHLPGRLARTIRQQKFQIKIDHQFEEVIRACAKREETWINEEIITSYTALHRLGKAHSVEAYSDDRLAGGLYGVSLGGAFMGESMFTLERDASKICVVFLVNRMNQRGFQLLDTQFITPHLKNFGAVEISREEYLKRLRKALTLRCRFGD